A single genomic interval of Microbacterium oleivorans harbors:
- a CDS encoding histidine phosphatase family protein → MTLALVRHGRTAWNRERRMQGRSDLVLDGVGEEQAAAAGRILSGAVWARIVSSPLRRAVQSAEIIGAHLPGIRHERRSDLVERDYGQAEGRLVAEARENWPDEGYPGAESIDATRERGAGALRDLLRQGENTVVVAHGTVLRLAVEALTGSPCPRILNGEVILVEAGAMGELRARRLSG, encoded by the coding sequence GTGACGCTCGCGCTCGTCCGCCATGGTCGGACGGCATGGAACCGCGAACGCCGCATGCAGGGTCGATCCGACCTGGTGCTCGACGGCGTGGGCGAGGAGCAGGCGGCCGCGGCGGGACGGATCCTGTCGGGAGCGGTCTGGGCCCGCATCGTGTCGTCGCCGCTGCGGCGGGCGGTGCAGTCCGCTGAGATCATCGGCGCCCACCTGCCCGGCATCCGGCACGAGCGCCGGAGCGACCTCGTCGAGCGCGACTACGGCCAGGCCGAAGGTCGGCTCGTCGCCGAGGCGCGGGAGAACTGGCCGGACGAGGGGTACCCGGGCGCGGAGTCGATCGATGCGACCCGCGAACGCGGCGCGGGCGCGCTGCGGGATCTTCTGCGGCAGGGCGAGAACACCGTGGTGGTGGCGCACGGCACGGTGCTCCGCCTCGCCGTGGAAGCGCTGACCGGCAGCCCCTGTCCGCGGATCCTCAACGGCGAGGTCATCCTCGTCGAGGCCGGCGCGATGGGGGAGCTCCGCGCGAGGCGGCTCAGCGGCTAA
- a CDS encoding ABC transporter ATP-binding protein, with product MASVTLEHVSLRYRDGTLGLADVDLAVADGEFLALVGPSGSGKTTLLRSIAGFLTPTAGRILIGDRPLAGEGFSVPPEQRRLGMVFQQHAVWPHWNVARNVEYPLRRARVGRAERTQRVGEALDLVGLAGHERRDPATLSGGQRQRVALARALVARPRVLLLDEALSALDEPLRDRLRLELHTLTRELGLTVIHVTHDRSEALALADRVAVLDAGRIRQIDAPETLLSHPASPFVARFLSDATLVAGAVSGGRFRADGHPLELACGSLRGEGMRATAAVLPTSVRLHPGGGDAVVRSALFTPDGCDVVVDWRDLRLRVRETGTRLLVGDRVAVEVTDAVVYPEGDSPAAPGGTGPLRPRIVAVPS from the coding sequence ATGGCATCCGTCACCCTCGAACACGTCTCTCTCCGCTACCGCGACGGCACGCTGGGTCTCGCCGACGTCGACCTCGCTGTCGCCGACGGCGAGTTCCTCGCCCTGGTCGGACCCTCGGGCTCGGGCAAGACGACGCTGCTGCGCAGCATCGCCGGCTTCCTCACCCCGACCGCCGGACGCATCCTGATCGGCGACCGCCCGCTCGCGGGCGAGGGCTTCTCCGTGCCGCCCGAGCAGCGCCGGCTCGGCATGGTGTTCCAGCAGCACGCCGTGTGGCCCCACTGGAACGTCGCACGCAACGTCGAGTACCCGCTCCGCCGGGCACGGGTCGGTCGAGCCGAACGCACCCAGCGTGTCGGCGAGGCCCTCGATCTGGTCGGCCTCGCCGGCCACGAGCGCCGCGATCCGGCGACGCTCTCGGGCGGGCAGCGGCAACGCGTCGCGCTGGCCCGCGCCCTCGTCGCACGTCCGCGCGTCCTTCTGCTCGACGAAGCGCTCTCGGCTCTCGACGAGCCGCTCCGCGACCGGTTGCGGCTCGAACTCCACACGCTGACGCGCGAGCTCGGGCTGACGGTGATCCACGTCACGCACGACCGGTCGGAGGCGCTCGCGCTCGCCGACCGGGTCGCGGTGCTCGACGCCGGCCGCATCCGGCAGATCGACGCGCCGGAGACCCTGCTCTCGCATCCGGCGAGCCCGTTCGTCGCGCGCTTCCTGTCGGACGCGACGCTCGTCGCGGGTGCCGTCAGCGGCGGCCGCTTCCGGGCCGACGGGCACCCGCTCGAGCTCGCCTGCGGCTCGCTGCGCGGCGAAGGGATGCGCGCGACGGCGGCGGTCCTGCCGACGTCGGTGCGGCTGCACCCCGGCGGCGGCGACGCCGTCGTCCGCTCCGCGCTCTTCACGCCGGACGGGTGCGACGTCGTCGTCGACTGGCGAGATCTGCGGCTGCGGGTCCGCGAGACCGGCACCCGTCTGCTGGTCGGCGACCGGGTCGCCGTCGAGGTGACGGATGCCGTCGTCTACCCGGAAGGCGATTCCCCGGCGGCCCCCGGCGGGACGGGCCCCCTGCGGCCTCGGATCGTCGCGGTGCCGTCGTGA
- a CDS encoding ABC transporter permease, with product MTSTTTHPAGPVVRARGVRPGGPGRRGRPDGADALIVALWVACGALILLPLGALVVLAGRGDQLAVLAQGDVLQAGANSLFSAVGSALAAVVVGTVFSLLLDRTDVPGRAVLRLLALSPLLMPPFVGAIAWLGVAGPTSPINLWWRDAFGGPLWSIYGADGVIVLLTVHSYPIAMIIVSAALRRIPSDLEQAARIGGAGPVRALGSITVPLLRPALVSSFVLIAVGNLADFGIPSIIGLPERFVTLATLVYRYLQSGTVEDPLAVVATIGVVLLVVAVLALVADALLARRGWELDSSQAVVERTPLGRARMPIGLTLWGVVLVITVLPLLALLTQTLLRAPGVPLTWENLTLDHLVRAVTTKSALAGAANSVVLAALAAVVCGVLGLAIGVVVARAGGRASRGLGAVAMMPQAIPGIVIAVAWLILAPSLGLFNTPWLILVAYITSFTALVVQAVAAPLSATPASAEEAARVAGAGRLRALLDISCRMAAPAAVAGAVVVAVTAVRELTLSVLLLSPGSQTLGVAIFNFQQAGAFSTASAWSLIVALVGLAVIGLATRRSR from the coding sequence ATGACCTCGACCACCACGCACCCCGCGGGCCCGGTCGTCCGGGCCCGCGGGGTGCGGCCGGGCGGGCCCGGACGTCGTGGGCGGCCCGACGGCGCGGACGCGCTGATCGTCGCCCTCTGGGTCGCGTGCGGCGCGCTGATCCTCCTGCCGCTCGGGGCGCTCGTCGTGCTCGCCGGTCGCGGCGATCAGCTCGCCGTGCTGGCGCAGGGCGACGTGCTGCAGGCGGGGGCGAACAGCCTGTTCTCGGCCGTCGGGTCGGCACTCGCGGCCGTCGTCGTCGGCACGGTCTTCTCGCTGCTCCTCGACCGCACCGACGTGCCCGGCCGCGCCGTGCTGCGCCTGCTCGCGCTCAGCCCGCTTCTCATGCCGCCCTTCGTCGGCGCCATCGCGTGGCTCGGTGTCGCGGGACCGACGAGTCCCATCAATCTGTGGTGGCGCGACGCGTTCGGCGGCCCGCTGTGGTCGATCTACGGCGCGGACGGCGTCATCGTCCTCCTGACCGTGCACAGCTATCCGATCGCGATGATCATCGTCTCGGCGGCGCTCCGTCGGATTCCGAGCGATCTGGAGCAGGCCGCCCGGATCGGCGGCGCCGGCCCCGTCCGGGCGCTGGGGTCGATCACGGTGCCGCTGCTGCGTCCGGCGCTCGTGTCGTCATTCGTCCTCATCGCCGTGGGGAACCTCGCCGATTTCGGCATCCCGTCGATCATCGGGCTGCCCGAGCGGTTCGTCACCCTCGCGACCCTCGTGTACCGGTACCTCCAGTCCGGCACCGTCGAGGACCCGCTGGCCGTCGTCGCCACCATCGGGGTGGTCCTGCTCGTCGTGGCCGTCCTCGCTCTCGTCGCCGACGCCCTCCTCGCCCGGCGCGGGTGGGAGCTCGACTCGTCGCAGGCCGTCGTCGAGCGCACCCCGCTGGGACGCGCCCGGATGCCGATCGGGCTGACGCTCTGGGGCGTCGTGCTCGTCATCACCGTGCTGCCGCTCCTCGCCCTCCTCACGCAGACGCTTCTGCGGGCACCCGGAGTGCCGCTGACCTGGGAGAACCTGACGCTCGATCACCTGGTGCGTGCCGTCACGACGAAGAGCGCGCTCGCCGGTGCGGCGAACTCCGTCGTGCTCGCCGCGCTGGCAGCGGTCGTCTGCGGGGTGCTGGGGTTGGCGATCGGCGTCGTCGTGGCACGCGCGGGCGGCCGGGCGTCGCGGGGCCTCGGAGCCGTGGCGATGATGCCCCAGGCGATCCCCGGCATCGTGATCGCGGTCGCGTGGCTCATCCTCGCGCCGTCGCTGGGCCTGTTCAACACCCCGTGGCTGATCCTCGTCGCCTACATCACCTCGTTCACGGCACTCGTCGTGCAGGCCGTCGCCGCGCCCCTGTCGGCGACGCCGGCGAGCGCCGAGGAAGCCGCCCGCGTCGCCGGTGCCGGGCGGCTGCGCGCCCTCCTCGACATCTCCTGCCGGATGGCCGCCCCCGCGGCGGTCGCCGGGGCGGTCGTCGTGGCCGTCACGGCGGTGCGCGAGCTCACGCTCTCGGTGCTGCTGCTGTCGCCGGGCTCGCAGACCCTCGGTGTGGCGATCTTCAACTTCCAACAGGCCGGCGCCTTCAGCACGGCATCGGCCTGGTCGCTCATCGTCGCCCTGGTCGGGCTCGCCGTGATCGGCCTCGCGACCCGGCGCTCTCGTTAG
- a CDS encoding ABC transporter substrate-binding protein, with amino-acid sequence MSRTRTTVPVALLGLAAVALAGCSSSPGAGSTETAAGGAEPATITLYTSEPQEKADELVAAFAEVHPEITVEVFRAGTGDLTTRIATERESGGIQADVLLAADAGTFEGYAADDLLLSYAPAGVEQLNPDVVDAEGYYTGTRIIPTVIAYNTGMITEAPESWADLTDASYADRIVMPNPDVSGAAAYNAAVWLDDDQLGEEWMAALAENRPVIADSNGPVSQAVASGAQPVGIVVDYLVRELAEQGSPIAVAYPSEGVPYVSQPVGIFADTDEAEAAQAFVDFLVSAEGQELAVEQSYLPVRSDVGTPEGAPSMDEIMILSPDLETIRSTQDAAVETFRSLFLR; translated from the coding sequence ATGTCACGCACGCGCACCACCGTCCCCGTCGCCCTGCTCGGACTCGCCGCCGTCGCCCTCGCCGGCTGCTCGTCGAGCCCGGGGGCCGGCTCGACCGAGACGGCCGCCGGCGGCGCCGAGCCGGCGACCATCACCCTGTACACCTCGGAGCCGCAGGAGAAGGCCGACGAGCTCGTCGCCGCCTTCGCCGAGGTGCACCCCGAGATCACGGTCGAGGTCTTCCGCGCCGGCACCGGAGACCTGACCACCCGCATCGCCACCGAGCGCGAGTCCGGCGGCATCCAGGCCGACGTGCTGCTCGCCGCCGACGCGGGGACGTTCGAGGGCTACGCCGCGGACGACCTGCTGCTGTCGTACGCCCCGGCCGGCGTCGAGCAGCTCAACCCCGATGTGGTCGACGCCGAGGGGTACTACACCGGGACCCGCATCATCCCGACGGTCATCGCCTACAACACCGGGATGATCACCGAGGCGCCCGAGTCGTGGGCCGACCTGACCGACGCCTCCTATGCCGACCGGATCGTCATGCCCAACCCCGACGTCTCCGGCGCCGCGGCCTACAACGCTGCGGTCTGGCTCGACGACGACCAGTTGGGCGAGGAGTGGATGGCCGCGCTCGCCGAGAACCGCCCGGTCATCGCCGACAGCAACGGGCCGGTGTCGCAGGCCGTCGCGAGTGGAGCGCAGCCGGTGGGCATCGTCGTGGACTATCTCGTCCGCGAGCTCGCCGAGCAGGGGTCCCCGATCGCCGTCGCCTACCCATCCGAGGGCGTCCCCTACGTCTCGCAGCCGGTCGGCATCTTCGCCGACACCGATGAGGCCGAGGCGGCGCAGGCCTTCGTCGACTTCCTCGTCAGCGCCGAGGGGCAGGAGCTGGCCGTCGAGCAGTCGTACCTGCCCGTGCGCTCCGACGTGGGAACGCCGGAGGGCGCTCCTTCGATGGACGAGATCATGATCCTGTCGCCCGACCTCGAGACCATCCGCAGCACGCAGGATGCCGCGGTCGAGACGTTCCGGTCGCTCTTCCTGCGATGA
- a CDS encoding metallophosphoesterase, whose product MSRASGRLTVLHLSDVHATAGGLLYDAVDGIERLRRVETYIRDAAITPEAIVVTGDLAQRGHRGAYPALRDAFARLADVAGVPVLTALGNHDDPVAARVLRGHGGGHHRVELVDDLRFVLLDSSPGELGDGQIAWLRRVLSVPHGVGTVVALHHAPLGSPMPALAEAGLRDAAAFLDAVEGTDVRAVLAGHFHHPLSATLRGIPISVGPSLAYHQVMDAGPDRVSGHDLAMFSLVHLLPDGLIVTNVGLDSPAPIFSSLLTR is encoded by the coding sequence ATGAGCCGGGCATCGGGACGGCTCACGGTGCTGCATCTCAGCGACGTGCACGCCACGGCGGGCGGGCTCCTGTACGACGCCGTCGACGGGATCGAACGCCTGCGCCGGGTGGAGACGTACATCCGCGACGCGGCGATCACCCCCGAGGCCATCGTCGTGACGGGCGACCTCGCGCAGCGCGGCCACCGCGGCGCCTACCCCGCGCTGCGCGACGCCTTCGCCCGCCTCGCCGACGTCGCCGGCGTCCCCGTGCTCACCGCCCTCGGCAACCACGACGATCCCGTGGCCGCGCGCGTCCTGCGCGGCCACGGCGGCGGTCATCACCGCGTCGAGCTCGTCGACGACCTGCGGTTCGTGCTGCTCGACTCGTCCCCCGGAGAGCTGGGGGACGGGCAGATCGCCTGGCTCCGCCGTGTCCTGTCGGTGCCCCACGGCGTCGGCACCGTCGTCGCGCTCCACCACGCACCGCTCGGATCTCCGATGCCGGCCCTCGCCGAAGCCGGTCTCCGCGACGCCGCCGCCTTCCTCGACGCCGTCGAGGGCACCGACGTCCGCGCGGTGCTGGCCGGGCACTTCCACCACCCGCTCTCGGCGACGCTGCGCGGCATCCCGATCTCGGTGGGCCCGTCGCTGGCCTACCACCAGGTCATGGACGCCGGACCCGACCGGGTGAGCGGCCACGACCTCGCGATGTTCTCGCTCGTGCATCTGCTGCCCGACGGGCTGATCGTGACGAACGTCGGCCTCGACTCCCCCGCACCGATCTTCTCCTCCCTCCTCACCCGATGA
- a CDS encoding tyrosine-protein phosphatase gives MRTLEVDGLFNVRASRDRTPWLVRSGATEALTDAGAAVLSTLGVSLILDLREPSERGPARHGIPVRSIPVYGTEPPAVGGLEEIYENLLRRRAEALARAVGVVADADGAVLVHCTAGKDRTGLVVALARSAAGESAEAIVADYVLSAAEVRPVRQAHADRIVRALSDADRAATLRLHLESPAEAIGHALAVIDALGGADRYLREHGLSEDQLRALRRKNDRASGDAA, from the coding sequence ATGCGCACGCTCGAGGTGGACGGGCTGTTCAACGTCCGCGCGAGCCGTGACCGGACGCCGTGGCTCGTCCGCTCCGGAGCGACCGAGGCGCTGACGGATGCGGGGGCCGCCGTCCTCTCGACCCTCGGGGTATCGCTCATCCTCGATCTGCGGGAGCCCTCGGAGCGTGGCCCCGCGCGTCACGGCATCCCGGTCCGCTCGATCCCCGTCTACGGCACCGAGCCGCCCGCCGTCGGCGGTCTCGAGGAGATCTACGAGAACCTCCTGCGGCGACGCGCGGAAGCCCTCGCCCGCGCCGTCGGCGTCGTCGCCGATGCGGACGGCGCAGTTCTCGTGCACTGCACGGCGGGCAAGGATCGCACCGGGCTCGTCGTGGCGCTCGCGCGTTCCGCGGCGGGGGAGAGCGCCGAGGCGATCGTCGCCGATTACGTGCTGTCGGCCGCGGAGGTGCGCCCGGTGCGCCAGGCGCACGCCGACCGGATCGTCCGAGCCCTCTCCGACGCCGACCGCGCGGCCACGCTCCGCCTGCATCTCGAGAGTCCGGCCGAGGCGATCGGGCATGCGCTGGCGGTCATCGACGCCCTCGGGGGAGCGGACCGCTATCTGCGGGAGCACGGGCTCAGCGAAGACCAGCTGCGCGCGCTGCGCCGGAAGAACGACCGCGCGAGCGGGGATGCCGCATGA
- a CDS encoding MurR/RpiR family transcriptional regulator produces MTLSRPELSVLARIRSSASLLGPSESKVATLILERSDEVVEWSTAELAQAAGTSTATVIRACQSLGFRGFQHLRLELARSAPMKARELDDIASSTFDDAVEAVRLAQESVSAARVVEVAGAIRDARRVVLVSNGFSGPPLQDFAMRLSTLGRAVEAPVDALAQQFAVNSLDDRDLCFALSYSGANVQSLRACSAARDRGARVAAVTSFARSPIGRTAHLVIATGPAAASHDVDPFLARIGHTVVLHALHSALAQGAETAAAAGMRHVVADAIADE; encoded by the coding sequence ATGACCCTTTCCCGCCCCGAACTGAGCGTGCTGGCGCGCATCCGTTCGTCTGCTTCGCTGCTCGGACCGAGCGAGTCGAAGGTCGCGACCCTCATCCTCGAACGCTCGGACGAGGTCGTCGAGTGGTCGACAGCCGAACTGGCCCAGGCGGCGGGCACCTCGACGGCCACCGTCATCCGGGCCTGTCAGAGCCTCGGCTTCCGGGGCTTCCAACACCTGCGGCTCGAGCTCGCACGCTCGGCCCCGATGAAGGCGCGGGAGCTCGACGACATCGCCTCGAGCACGTTCGACGACGCGGTCGAGGCGGTGCGGCTGGCCCAGGAGAGCGTGAGCGCCGCCCGGGTGGTCGAGGTCGCGGGCGCGATCCGCGACGCGCGCCGGGTCGTTCTGGTCAGCAACGGGTTCTCGGGGCCGCCGCTGCAGGACTTCGCGATGCGGCTCAGCACCCTCGGGCGAGCGGTCGAGGCCCCGGTGGACGCGCTGGCGCAGCAGTTCGCGGTGAACTCGCTCGACGATCGCGACCTCTGCTTCGCGCTCAGCTACTCGGGCGCGAACGTCCAATCGCTCCGCGCCTGCTCGGCCGCCCGCGACCGGGGCGCCCGGGTCGCCGCGGTGACCAGCTTCGCGAGATCGCCGATCGGGCGGACGGCGCACCTGGTGATCGCGACGGGGCCCGCGGCCGCGTCGCACGACGTCGATCCGTTCCTCGCCCGCATCGGTCACACGGTCGTCCTGCACGCGCTGCACTCCGCTCTCGCCCAGGGCGCCGAGACGGCGGCTGCCGCGGGCATGCGCCACGTGGTGGCGGACGCGATCGCGGACGAGTAG
- a CDS encoding malate dehydrogenase — MDATTVTVTGAAGQIGYALLFRIASGEMLGPDRPVNLRLLEIPAGVRAAEGTALELQDGAFPLLREVEVTDDARTGFSGANIAMLVGARPRAAGMERSDLLAANAGIFGPQGAAIAAAAASDVRVLVVGNPANTNALIAASAAEGVPADRFSALTRLDHERAVAQLASRLEVPVTDVDGVVIWGNHSATQFPDISSATVAGRPALAALAERVGGTDAARAWLDDEFVPRVAKRGAEIIAVRGASSAASAANAAIRHVRDDVLGTAGRRTSAAVVSRGEYGVPEGLVCSFPVSSDGSGFRVVPGLDLDERGRSRLDASVAELVEERDAVRALGII; from the coding sequence ATGGACGCCACCACCGTCACCGTCACCGGCGCCGCCGGACAGATCGGATACGCGCTGCTGTTCCGCATCGCGTCGGGCGAGATGCTCGGACCCGACCGCCCCGTGAACCTGCGCCTGCTCGAGATCCCCGCGGGCGTCCGCGCGGCCGAGGGCACCGCCCTCGAGCTGCAGGACGGTGCGTTCCCGCTGCTGCGCGAGGTCGAGGTCACCGACGACGCGCGGACGGGCTTCTCGGGCGCGAACATCGCGATGCTCGTGGGGGCGCGCCCCCGCGCAGCGGGGATGGAGCGCAGCGACCTGTTGGCCGCCAACGCCGGCATCTTCGGACCCCAGGGGGCCGCGATCGCGGCGGCGGCGGCATCCGATGTTCGCGTGCTCGTCGTCGGCAACCCGGCCAACACCAACGCGCTCATCGCCGCGTCGGCCGCCGAGGGCGTGCCCGCCGACCGCTTCAGCGCCCTCACCCGCCTCGACCACGAGCGCGCCGTGGCGCAGCTCGCGTCGCGCCTCGAGGTTCCCGTCACCGACGTGGACGGTGTCGTGATCTGGGGCAACCACTCCGCGACGCAGTTCCCCGACATCTCCTCGGCCACCGTCGCCGGACGGCCCGCGCTCGCGGCGCTCGCCGAGCGCGTCGGCGGCACGGACGCGGCTCGAGCCTGGCTCGACGACGAGTTCGTCCCGCGGGTCGCGAAGCGCGGCGCCGAGATCATCGCGGTGCGCGGGGCGTCGTCGGCGGCCTCCGCCGCGAACGCGGCCATCCGCCACGTGCGCGACGACGTGCTCGGAACGGCGGGGCGCCGCACGTCCGCGGCCGTCGTCTCACGCGGCGAATACGGCGTGCCCGAGGGTCTCGTGTGCTCGTTCCCGGTCTCGAGCGACGGCTCCGGTTTCCGCGTCGTCCCGGGCCTCGACCTCGATGAGCGCGGCCGCTCGCGGCTGGACGCCTCGGTGGCCGAGCTGGTCGAGGAGCGCGACGCGGTGCGCGCGCTCGGGATCATCTGA